The DNA segment taataagtttacaaCCCTGACACAGTTGAAATGTATGAATTTAATGGACCGTAAAATGAGAAaggttcttaaaataaatcagattttattatcacgagattttgttttaaaaactaaaatattgcaAAGGTTAGGACGgactgttaaattaattactcttttaaattaaaatgtctgataaaacataaaatattaaaatttgataaagttttcttgttttcaattatgttttaattaatttctaaatgcATTGGGTCCACGaagaatattatatgtttacacataatttatttaagaaaagacactataaatataatatataaatacttaatttttggtattattttgttgtttaatttatgGAAGTagcattacattataaatgcaTAGGAATGTAGCAAATATAGTGGAATCTCTAAAACCAGAACCTCGTTAAGTCGAAAAAAATTGCCATTCCCTTCCGCTGAACCACTAAATACGTGGTATCTCGATATATTTAGACTTTATAAATCGAACACAATGTTATGTATCTAAGAAGTattcataatacatattaatacacTATAACTCGAATTTCAAAAAAGAGACTCCGTAAGTGTATTACAGATTACTTCATTAATGTGTAACTTGACATTTACAAATCACGCTTCTGTAGGTCGACATTTCAGCGGGTAAGTCATAATATGTATCTCGAAGTTCTTGTTAAGACGAAAACTCGTTAACtcgtttttttacatttcccTTGACATTCGAATTATAGAGATTCCaccgtatttaaatttaatattgggAAGACGTGAAAGCAAACTTACAAAGCAAAGGATTTGatactttgattttaatactttaatttactattactGATATATCACTAATATTATGACCACAAAGCCTTATCTCTGCGTTATAGTAGTCAAATTATGACTACTTCATATTGAAATCGGAATCGGTATCGATACTTGGTGATGGAAGGAGATACCTACTTCCTCCCAGAGATACTCGGTTAGACTTCagtttttaagaaaacacTGTCAGATGACGTTGTAAATAAGcacgaaaattttaattaatattttaatgaatctaGTTTAGGAAGTCCTGTTGATAAATTACAAGGTTTGAgaagaaaactattttaatatcggTAGCCTGAAGAAACAGTGCCTTTTTAGTATCCcactatatattaaatatacatagtacATATACATAGTAAAAACTTCGACTTTAATGCGAAACAATTTCCGCTACTAGGAATTAGTAGAGGAATAAAATTCGCTTTAGTgaggaaatattttgttacggaattagttttaaacttaatttataacatcTCACTTCGCctcttaagaaataaaatagaattgcATTTCATTAAGGACAAAGTCTTTGTTATTTACCAGTTAAAACTTGGTTAATTGCAAAaccttttcttttttatttagtgcCATTAGCATGTATCTACAATACTAAGTCCGAGGCTCTATGTTTTCTGTAACTGCTATTCACAGGGACTATAATTCAAAGACAACTTTTGGCGCGGTCAATGTGCCATCTgtcaaactaaaatattaatttccttgcgtCCAGGCTAAAAATCTATATCAAACGTATTCtcaataacttatttatgGATTCTACTATCTTATAACTTGACTTaactagtaaattaatttacataaactattaaaaacatgACGTCATTTACGTTTACTCCTCATAGACGTTTCTTTGTTCTCTTCATTTATAATCTCATAAACAACTGTTTGTTACATCGAGTAccagtgtttttattaataactactgTTCCCTTAGCACATATTGATTATGCTATAATCCTTAACTggtattttgttgtatttaaatatgtaataaaacaacaaattattatgacataattgtattgcTTTGCATTCTAgcgtaattataaattcaaaaacgaATATTTAcaccattaattatttatttgtaagtaatataaagtatatgtaaattattgatataccCTATCTCACAGGTATTAGTCACCAAACCAGACTTCTACAACGAGGAGACACGGAAGAATTTATTCTGCACTTTATCAGAGTTGATATCATTAAACATAGTACCCATAGTTAACACGAATGATGCCGTCAGTCCCCCGATGTATATCCATGATGACACTGTTGTACCTGGAACAGGGAAGAAGGTAAGAATAGTAGTATTGTTTTTGTACGAAAAAAGCTTTTTTGAGCATTTctgaagaatttaaaaaagtaattattgttaggtaaattgattgaattttttacattatgatgaatattttatgactttgaaaaataagttttttattgctAGTcacatttaatagttttagcGCGCCTACCAATTACTGCACTGCATTGTatgacaaaataaacaatcatGCTATCGCGGTTTTGGTACAGGTTCTGACATCTTTGTATGTAACTCactgtacataattaaacaatgtaGTCACTAGCCTATATGGTGAGTCAATAgttatgtatacatttttcttaactataaataaacaagcaaTCTAGATAATTCATACACACACAGAGCATACACAGGACAGAGCATACAATTTCCAAGATTAGGTAAATGTGTTTACATTAATCACAGATTTTTTCGCTTCAGTCAGagcatacatatttattagtttttcgATACCCAGTATTAATGTCAAACTTTTCATAGTTCTAAATATCCCTACGGTCTTAATTCTAGCCAAGGTGTGAGACTCCGTCAAAGTTATTACAGAAAGATcagtaaaaatgttaaatctcTACTTCTACCATAAATTTGTCCAGcgatcaatatttatttaagttatttattacataatccAGAAATATGACACTTAAGTTTTGTATGGACGCTACTAacccttattaataaaaaccaaatcatttataactaaagtaatcttttatctttttctactgtcatgaaacagataaaacTGTAACACGACTTATTTTGATTCAATAAATGAGctgaaaaactttatttactaacTACATCTAGAACTTCTAATATTCCTCTATAAGTGTAATAAAATCGTTCTGAAGCCTAATTGTACTAAGGACGATATCAGATGAAATCTTTACAGTATTGAGAATAGAATGGTCATTGTTTCTTAGCTGTGTTAACTTTAACCAAGTAATTAGTACAGCCAAGCCTCGTTGGCAATACCGCAAAACCGTGCTAATCTACATCCAGTCAATTCAAATCTAATGCAAAGTTTAATGCTGACTGTGGGATGAAACTTTACTGTTACGACAAGATGGTTTCCCCAGTTATGATGCCATTCAAACGTCATGCTAAACCCTAATGGGTACTTAGTTTCGGAGAGCGCCTTAAAGACTGCTTGTTGCTGAATTCTAAGCATTGTTGCGAGGTGATGTAAATGtctttaagatatttttgtcgTACTTTATATTATGAGAATATCCATATTTGCATTTTGCTTTTGCTATAAGGTATGCGTTTTATGCATATATGTTAGTCAATATTGTGTTAGTCGATCTAGTTCTTAGGGTAGAAAATGCGTTATAACCTCTTTTATAATCTATTCCCTACTCAGACCCGTAGCAGTTGTTCGTAACAATTCGTAAACAACCGAACGAGTCAAACTATTACACATGCACACTTGTAGCAAGATTCTTAagaaaatgtttcataaaaatgtttagaatataatgaagtataatatattaaaagctaacaattgtattaatatgaaattgttacaatcttatttttaaacgtacTTTTAACTTgtgtcattttaatattaatatgactagttcTTTAAGTATTAGTAGTACATTGGTTATTAAActcctttattattttagggtATAGGTATAAAAGATAATGACAGCTTATCAGCTCTCTTAGCAGCAGAAATCCAATCAGATCTCTTAATAATGATGTCAGATGTTGACGGTATCTATAACAAGCCGCCGTGGGAAGACGGTGCCAGAATGATGCACACGTACACTTCTAAGGATAGGGATCAAGTTCAGTTCGGTCAGAAGTCGAAGGTAATTCTTGttttattccaaaataaagtGGGGCATTGGATAACatttttcacataaaattCCTGCCCCTTTTTATAGGTTGGAACTGGAGGTATGGATTCTAAAGTTAACGCCGCGACATGGGCTATGGCTAGAGGTGTAAGCGTAGTGATTTGCAACGGCATGCAAGAGAAGgcaattaaaactattatcaGTGGCCGTAAAGTTGGTACATTCTTCACAGATACTCCCATTACTTCCACCACATCTGTGGACGTAATGGCTGAAAATGGTAAGtgtactttgtttttttaagtacttagtagttttttttaaaatgtaaaattgtcttttaatgcgtttgcttgttttctgttttttatacataatttgttaatttatgtaatctgttttagctttctgtattgtattaatatgttgtataataatatgtattaagtaaggTGTTAGATTAcctacttataattaaataaataaataataaaattgtttttctttttataactcaacctaaaataatttcttgttatttaattatttcagctCGATCGGGAAGTCGCGTATTACAACAGCTAACTCCAGCTGAAAGAGCCTCAGCTATTCACTCCTTGGCTGATCTTCTTGTCGAAAAGAAAGATCTCATCCTGGAAGCCAACTCTAAAGATTTAGAAGAAGCAACTAAAGGCGGTTTAGCAAAACCACTCTTGGACAGATTGGCATTGAGTCCAGGAAAGTTGAAAACATTATCGATAGGCTTAAAACAAATTGCCGACTCCAGTTATGAAAATGTCGGAAGGTTGTTGCGCAAAACAAAATTGGCTGATAATTTGATTCTACGTCAAGTCACAGTTCCAATTGGGGTTCTACTTGTGATCTTTGAATCTCGACCAGATTCATTACCACAAGTCGCGGCCTTAGCTATGGCCTCTGCAAACGGgcttttattaaaaggagGCAAGGAAGCAGCTCATTCAAATAAGACTTTGATGGATTTGGTTAAGGAAGCTTTACAAAGTGTTGGAGCTCAAGATGCCATATCATTAGTATCCACACGCGAAGAAATCAGCGATCTGCTTGCGATGGAGAAGCATATAGACTTGATCATACCTCGAGGCTCGTCAGACTTAGTTCGCAGTATTCAAAAGCAATCGCAGCACATTCCAGTATTAGGTCACGCTGAAGGGATATGTCACGTTTACCTGGACAAAGATGCAGACCCATCGAAGGCGGTGAAAGTCATAAGAGATTCAAAATGCGATTATCCGGCCGCATGTAATGCAATGGAGACTTTACTGATCCACGAAGATCATTTATCGGGAAGTTTGTTCACGGATATTTGCAGTATGTTGAAGAACGAAGGCGTCAAAATTCACGCTGGACCGAAGTTGTCCGGGCATTTGACGTTTGGACCGCCCCCAGCAAGAAGTATGAAGCATGAATATAGTGCTTTGGAGTGTTGCATCGAAGTTGTGAGTGACATTGATGAGGCGGTGGATCATATTCATAAGTTTGGCAGCTCACACACTGACGTGATTATAACGGAGAATGGTAAGTCGTCGAGTTCATAACATTCATAAGATACATCTgtcagtatattttttatggtgCCTGTGAGAAATCGCTTTATAATGATAAGGATTTTTACTAAGGGCCgactaataaatttaagtatttttttctagaaaaCGTGTTTCATACTATATAGTCGCTAAAAATGACGTTTTATCCACATGTTtgaaaagtttataatttgagttctacaaatacacaaaaaaatacaaattaattaatccaaATTGGCTTattgttaaattgtttattattactatttgtaTACTTAACTTACTTGCTAGTATTTGTATACTTTCAATTCATGAATTGCTACCAAAAGAAAGGAAAATATcccaagttttaaaaaaactggGGACACATGTCTAACATGATAAAGGGCCTCTTCAATCATTTGATTTGTAGAAGAGCACTATTactaatattcttaaattaatattgtataaataaaactaattgtgAATTTCAGACAATACAGCCAAAACGTTCCTCAACTCCGTGGACAGTGCCTGTGTCTTCCACAACGTATCTTCTCGTTTCGCAGACGGATTCCGTTTCGGACTTGGCGCCGAAGTTGGTATCTCCACGGCAAGAATCCACGCTcgaggtatttattatttttcttattttggaCAGTTGTACTAGgct comes from the Pieris rapae chromosome 3, ilPieRapa1.1, whole genome shotgun sequence genome and includes:
- the LOC110993210 gene encoding delta-1-pyrroline-5-carboxylate synthase isoform X2; protein product: MLRARSWFVFGRRSYSVIGIDSLSARKINTGQESSNVDKRALGSTERRQRTFSDRSQLKFARRLVVKLGSAVITREDGNGLALGRLASIIEQVAECHHEGRECIMVTSGAVAFGRQKLTQELLMSMSMRETLSPSDHTREDAGSILDPRAAAAVGQSELMSMYDAMFSQYNVKIAQVLVTKPDFYNEETRKNLFCTLSELISLNIVPIVNTNDAVSPPMYIHDDTVVPGTGKKGIGIKDNDSLSALLAAEIQSDLLIMMSDVDGIYNKPPWEDGARMMHTYTSKDRDQVQFGQKSKVGTGGMDSKVNAATWAMARGVSVVICNGMQEKAIKTIISGRKVGTFFTDTPITSTTSVDVMAENARSGSRVLQQLTPAERASAIHSLADLLVEKKDLILEANSKDLEEATKGGLAKPLLDRLALSPGKLKTLSIGLKQIADSSYENVGRLLRKTKLADNLILRQVTVPIGVLLVIFESRPDSLPQVAALAMASANGLLLKGGKEAAHSNKTLMDLVKEALQSVGAQDAISLVSTREEISDLLAMEKHIDLIIPRGSSDLVRSIQKQSQHIPVLGHAEGICHVYLDKDADPSKAVKVIRDSKCDYPAACNAMETLLIHEDHLSGSLFTDICSMLKNEGVKIHAGPKLSGHLTFGPPPARSMKHEYSALECCIEVVSDIDEAVDHIHKFGSSHTDVIITENDNTAKTFLNSVDSACVFHNVSSRFADGFRFGLGAEVGISTARIHARGPVGVEGLLTTKWVLEGTDHTAAEFNEGKRQWLHEKLPIN
- the LOC110993210 gene encoding delta-1-pyrroline-5-carboxylate synthase isoform X1, encoding MTFTKIASLCLKVSALKKCITGRPLCLRRDFSVKSRHLSSSNVDKRALGSTERRQRTFSDRSQLKFARRLVVKLGSAVITREDGNGLALGRLASIIEQVAECHHEGRECIMVTSGAVAFGRQKLTQELLMSMSMRETLSPSDHTREDAGSILDPRAAAAVGQSELMSMYDAMFSQYNVKIAQVLVTKPDFYNEETRKNLFCTLSELISLNIVPIVNTNDAVSPPMYIHDDTVVPGTGKKGIGIKDNDSLSALLAAEIQSDLLIMMSDVDGIYNKPPWEDGARMMHTYTSKDRDQVQFGQKSKVGTGGMDSKVNAATWAMARGVSVVICNGMQEKAIKTIISGRKVGTFFTDTPITSTTSVDVMAENARSGSRVLQQLTPAERASAIHSLADLLVEKKDLILEANSKDLEEATKGGLAKPLLDRLALSPGKLKTLSIGLKQIADSSYENVGRLLRKTKLADNLILRQVTVPIGVLLVIFESRPDSLPQVAALAMASANGLLLKGGKEAAHSNKTLMDLVKEALQSVGAQDAISLVSTREEISDLLAMEKHIDLIIPRGSSDLVRSIQKQSQHIPVLGHAEGICHVYLDKDADPSKAVKVIRDSKCDYPAACNAMETLLIHEDHLSGSLFTDICSMLKNEGVKIHAGPKLSGHLTFGPPPARSMKHEYSALECCIEVVSDIDEAVDHIHKFGSSHTDVIITENDNTAKTFLNSVDSACVFHNVSSRFADGFRFGLGAEVGISTARIHARGPVGVEGLLTTKWVLEGTDHTAAEFNEGKRQWLHEKLPIN